A window of the Lolium perenne isolate Kyuss_39 chromosome 7, Kyuss_2.0, whole genome shotgun sequence genome harbors these coding sequences:
- the LOC127313797 gene encoding F-box protein At2g26160-like, producing the protein MEGGAIPPEEAEPSSLASADLALAPREVAVGERLSKKLCHRLGSTYSASSERHVWADLTDILLHLIVALFSSFHDFLVVNSTCRAWRTALSSFPSIYSFIFPPLYVKIGVHYAHRHMGYFYTSTNPLSNFKWQLRDPAKTYLSRHCSAPRNTPYYVQYLGCSYGYFIFSCGEQCLLVDVYTSTMVKPPKFQRTYNSHIYYGFLMAPLSSPNSKMLLFSRKSMFQWQVGANSWTEHPLVCEHIHHAVSFKGQMFAIDCLRKLSTINLAPQLGMREVAVVWGEDMVNGLRKNPWLVVCGDMLLMVDISIFVNKPYVSDKRFRFEVFRLDLSAKPAKWAKVEKLENWALFVSIDKRSPAFSCMSPERWGGKSNCVYVPSASEDSDEPWIAVEFGQSMCSRTHPLSYILTGKRRNQNLWVLPSLVYGAGQ; encoded by the exons ATGGAGGGAGGTGCGATCCCGCCGGAGGAGGCCGAGCCCTCGTCGCTGGCATCCGCTGATCTGGCTCTCGCCCCTAG AGAAGTTGCTGTTGGAGAGAGGCTGTCTAAGAAACTCTGCCACCGCTTGGGCTCTACCTACTCAGCCTCTTCTGAACGACATGTTTGGGCAGACCTTACGGACATCCTGCTTCATCTAATCGTTGCTCTATTTAGCTCATTTCATGACTTCCTTGTTGTTAATAGCACCTGTCGTGCATGGCGCACTGCACTTTCTTCCTTCCCATCCATATATAGCTTCATCTTCCCACCTCTCTATGTCAAAATAGGTGTTCATTATGCTCATCGGCATATGGGATATTTCTATACCTCGACAAATCCTTTATCTAACTTCAAGTGGCAGCTTCGTGATCCCGCGAAGACATACTTATCCCGTCATTGTTCAGCCCCCCGAAATACTCCATATTATGTGCAATATTTGGGGTGCTCATATGGGTATTTTATATTCTCCTGTGGAGAGCAATGCCTCCTCGTTGATGTGTACACTAGTACTATGGTGAAGCCCCCAAAATTCCAACGTACATACAACTCCCATATTTACTATGGTTTCTTGATGGCCCCACTAAGTTCACCCAACTCGAAGATGCTCCTTTTCTCAAGAAAATCCATGTTCCAGTGGCAGGTTGGAGCAAACTCCTGGACAGAACATCCCCTTGTTTGTGAACACATCCACCACGCTGTATCCTTCAAAGGTCAGATGTTTGCCATCGACTGTCTTCGGAAGCTCAGTACCATAAACTTGGCACCTCAGCTTGGCATGCGAGAAGTGGCAGTTGTGTGGGGAGAGGACATGGTTAATGGCTTGCGTAAAAATCCATGGTTAGTGGTTTGTGGTGACATGCTTCTCATGGTTGACATCTCGATATTTGTTAACAAACCATATGTCTCAGATAAGAGATTCCGCTTTGAAGTCTTCCGCCTTGATTTATCAGCCAAACCAGCTAAGTGGGCGAAGGTAGAGAAGTTGGAAAACTGGGCTCTCTTCGTTAGCATTGATAAGAGGAGCCCTGCATTTTCTTGCATGAGCCCTGAAAGATGGGGCGGGAAGAGTAACTGTGTTTATGTTCCGAGTGCCTCCGAAGATTCTGATGAACCTTGGATTGCAGTAGAGTTTGGTCAGTCAATGTGCAGCAGAACCCACCCCCTTTCATACATCCTTACTGGCAAAAGGAGGAACCAGAACCTCTGGGTGCTCCCCAGTTTAGTTTACGGCGCCGGTCAATGA